One Thalassotalea hakodatensis DNA segment encodes these proteins:
- a CDS encoding LysR family transcriptional regulator — protein MNIDHLKLFIRIAATHNISMAGHELGLSPAVASAHINKLEDGLGVRLIHRTTRKVSLTEEGKAFLPHAEDVVASVGAARASVGAGSISPIGTLRVAAPASFGRMHLLPALNDFFVRYPDLTIDLKLSDTIIDLVEGGFDIAIRNSALKDSSLIARKLAPDNRILCASPNYLAKYGEPKSPDELNFHQCITLMGLENWSFQTEKGQFNIKVKGKFRTDNGEAVRDACTNGLGITINSRWSAYQKIKSGELVQILKDYPLVSNTAIWAIYPSSRLLAPKVRAFIDYFSEQFGDTPYWET, from the coding sequence ATGAATATTGACCATCTAAAGCTGTTTATTAGAATTGCTGCAACTCATAACATTAGTATGGCTGGACATGAGTTAGGTTTATCTCCTGCCGTTGCGAGTGCACATATTAATAAACTAGAAGATGGACTGGGTGTTAGGCTAATTCACCGAACTACCCGAAAAGTATCATTAACCGAGGAAGGAAAAGCCTTTCTACCGCATGCAGAAGATGTAGTGGCTAGTGTTGGTGCGGCTCGCGCATCGGTAGGGGCAGGCAGCATTTCTCCAATTGGAACTTTACGTGTTGCTGCACCTGCATCTTTTGGGCGGATGCATTTATTACCCGCATTGAATGACTTTTTCGTGCGTTATCCCGATTTAACCATTGATTTGAAACTTTCAGATACTATTATCGACTTAGTTGAAGGCGGCTTTGATATTGCCATTCGTAACTCAGCACTGAAAGACTCAAGTTTAATTGCTCGAAAGCTAGCACCGGATAACCGAATATTGTGTGCTTCGCCAAATTATTTAGCAAAATACGGTGAACCAAAGTCCCCAGACGAATTAAATTTTCATCAATGTATTACCCTAATGGGTCTCGAAAATTGGTCTTTTCAAACAGAAAAAGGTCAATTCAATATTAAGGTCAAAGGAAAGTTTCGCACTGATAATGGAGAGGCTGTGCGTGATGCCTGCACCAATGGCTTAGGTATTACCATCAATTCTAGGTGGAGTGCTTACCAAAAGATTAAAAGTGGTGAGTTAGTCCAAATATTAAAAGACTATCCGCTGGTTTCAAATACGGCAATTTGGGCTATTTACCCAAGTTCAAGACTGTTAGCACCCAAAGTAAGGGCCTTTATTGATTACTTTTCAGAGCAGTTTGGTGACACACCCTATTGGGAAACATAA
- a CDS encoding zinc-dependent alcohol dehydrogenase family protein, with amino-acid sequence MKAMIVNSFGSENVFEASKITKPQVKAGHVLIKVAATSVNTVDTMIRAMGDDLPIAPALPAVLGMDFAGTVEEVGEGVTDYKIGDEVYGCAGGLADLQGTLAEYMVADAKLIALKPQNLSMREAAALPLVAITAYEGLMRAGISEGQKVLVHGGSGGVGHVALQLARYFGAEVYSTGGGDNQLALIEKLGAYPINYKTETVADYVAKYTEGAGFDVVFDSVGGENMANSFEAAALNGQVASTVAMVNMDLSLAHFKGLSLHVVFMLIPMLHNIKREEHGKILNELSQIVEAGELTPVLDNEMFSLEQTGKAHERLASGKALGKVVISI; translated from the coding sequence ATGAAAGCAATGATAGTAAACAGTTTTGGTAGCGAGAATGTATTTGAAGCTAGCAAAATTACTAAACCTCAAGTAAAAGCTGGGCATGTTTTAATAAAAGTTGCAGCAACAAGCGTTAATACAGTAGATACCATGATCAGAGCAATGGGTGATGACTTACCAATTGCACCAGCATTACCTGCTGTTTTAGGGATGGACTTTGCTGGTACTGTAGAAGAAGTCGGTGAAGGTGTAACTGATTACAAAATTGGTGATGAAGTTTATGGTTGCGCAGGTGGCTTGGCTGACCTTCAAGGAACATTGGCTGAGTACATGGTCGCTGATGCAAAATTGATTGCCCTTAAACCCCAAAATTTATCGATGCGAGAAGCCGCTGCATTGCCATTAGTCGCTATTACCGCTTATGAAGGTTTAATGAGGGCAGGTATTAGTGAAGGGCAGAAGGTATTGGTACATGGAGGCTCAGGCGGTGTTGGTCACGTTGCCCTACAACTTGCCAGATATTTTGGTGCAGAAGTTTATTCTACAGGTGGTGGTGATAATCAGCTTGCATTAATTGAGAAGCTTGGCGCTTATCCTATTAATTATAAAACGGAAACAGTCGCAGACTATGTTGCCAAATATACAGAGGGTGCGGGATTTGATGTTGTTTTTGACTCTGTAGGAGGAGAAAACATGGCTAATTCATTTGAAGCAGCGGCGCTAAATGGTCAAGTTGCTTCAACAGTAGCTATGGTAAACATGGATTTGTCATTGGCCCATTTTAAAGGATTATCATTACATGTCGTCTTTATGTTAATACCCATGCTGCATAATATTAAACGAGAAGAACATGGGAAAATTTTAAATGAATTATCGCAGATTGTTGAAGCAGGTGAATTAACCCCCGTTTTAGATAATGAAATGTTCTCATTAGAACAAACGGGTAAAGCACATGAGCGTTTAGCCAGCGGCAAAGCCTTAGGGAAAGTGGTGATCAGCATTTAA
- a CDS encoding alpha/beta hydrolase family protein produces MLRNFSHLFTILILVTTSFTTSASDILNCVIDKYSQPNNPSMGLPNPAEQGDYKYNIIHYGEQPFFIAISKPDIISPNINLPDFLSDYSRNQEYKYDAYHRFSSSNLPLNAKVWLPQGTQPLPLVLLVHGNSAPGFNYLGELLASRGHIVVQVDQTYLNGLRGENGARGWILLEHLKLLRKWNAEQGHTFFNKINFANIALIGMSRGGEAVALAASFNQLKTIPNSNEPTEFGFNIKSVVALAPMDGQYQHAEGRNTLKNVNYLILQGGHDADVYQFLGNQQWQRAHFDDGKDYLKQSIYIYRANHINFNQNMSDDFHWGRSKNFYAKLLSPQQQEQITKVFVSAFLEATLAGKKEYRRTLSHPVINEYDLPKDIYVTRYMSSDFKVLRDFQGSPQEGDTFKVLTDKTLTTHPFNIVSERLRGGTNTPNKVLKIDLKSQTETRLSFKLPNTEFLTNKKEKRFLSLAIARVDAGENQNCSSYNLLTDTRIEIVNNMGVVLNKQLSPQASISPLLISDFSELENSDVKFAPTEPTMQTITLPIQFNKKINEEDNLALNIIFTPKHDVSIMLDDIGVTSSP; encoded by the coding sequence GTGCTAAGAAATTTTTCACACTTGTTTACTATTCTGATTTTAGTGACTACCTCATTTACGACCTCAGCTTCAGATATTTTAAATTGTGTTATTGATAAATATAGTCAACCCAATAATCCATCTATGGGATTACCTAATCCAGCTGAACAGGGCGATTATAAATACAATATTATTCACTATGGTGAGCAACCTTTTTTTATTGCTATTTCAAAACCCGATATAATTTCTCCAAATATCAACTTACCTGATTTTCTTTCAGACTATTCACGAAACCAAGAATATAAGTACGATGCCTACCATAGGTTTAGCAGTAGCAATTTACCCTTGAACGCTAAGGTTTGGCTTCCTCAGGGAACTCAGCCGCTACCTTTGGTGCTTTTAGTCCACGGTAATTCTGCTCCAGGATTTAATTATCTAGGCGAATTACTTGCCAGTCGCGGCCATATTGTAGTGCAAGTAGATCAAACATATTTAAACGGACTTAGGGGTGAAAATGGTGCACGTGGCTGGATATTGCTTGAACACCTCAAGTTACTTAGAAAATGGAATGCAGAGCAAGGCCACACTTTTTTTAACAAAATAAATTTTGCTAATATTGCTTTAATAGGCATGTCTAGAGGCGGTGAAGCTGTTGCTTTAGCAGCCTCATTCAATCAACTAAAAACCATACCAAATAGTAATGAACCCACAGAGTTTGGCTTTAATATTAAATCTGTAGTGGCGTTAGCCCCTATGGATGGACAATATCAACATGCTGAAGGTAGAAATACTCTTAAAAATGTCAATTACCTTATTTTACAAGGCGGTCATGACGCTGATGTTTATCAGTTTCTTGGCAACCAACAATGGCAACGAGCTCACTTTGATGATGGCAAGGACTATCTTAAACAGTCTATCTATATTTATCGGGCTAACCACATAAACTTTAACCAAAATATGTCTGACGATTTTCACTGGGGACGAAGTAAAAACTTCTACGCTAAACTATTGTCACCTCAGCAACAGGAACAGATAACAAAGGTATTTGTATCTGCTTTTTTAGAAGCCACATTGGCTGGTAAAAAAGAGTATAGACGCACGCTTAGCCATCCTGTGATTAATGAGTATGATCTTCCTAAAGATATTTATGTCACTCGCTATATGTCATCTGACTTTAAAGTTTTAAGAGACTTTCAAGGTTCACCTCAAGAAGGTGACACCTTTAAAGTGCTAACTGATAAAACATTAACGACTCACCCTTTCAACATTGTTTCTGAGCGTTTAAGAGGAGGAACGAACACACCCAATAAGGTTTTAAAAATTGACCTAAAGAGTCAAACTGAAACACGCTTGTCCTTTAAGTTACCAAATACTGAATTTTTAACTAATAAAAAAGAAAAGCGCTTTCTAAGCCTTGCAATCGCTAGAGTTGATGCAGGAGAAAACCAAAACTGTAGCTCGTATAATTTGTTGACTGATACAAGAATAGAGATAGTTAACAACATGGGTGTCGTACTCAATAAACAACTCAGTCCGCAAGCTAGCATTTCACCATTATTAATTTCAGACTTTTCAGAATTAGAAAATAGTGATGTGAAATTTGCACCAACAGAGCCAACCATGCAGACTATTACTTTACCGATTCAATTTAATAAGAAAATAAATGAAGAAGACAATTTGGCGCTGAATATAATTTTCACGCCCAAACATGATGTATCGATCATGTTAGATGATATTGGGGTGACTAGTTCTCCATAA
- the rsxG gene encoding electron transport complex subunit RsxG codes for MRKAIEKNAKLLAIFAIACTALVAFVDFLTKDTIARQQQQNLIKSLAEVVDPSSHTNNMSESCILLNDESIGETPQKTYLGYYNEQPSAIAMTITAPDGYNGNITLLVGINIEGTITGLRTLSHQETPGLGDKIEKRKSNWVLSFNGRSLESEDDPQWAVKKDGGTFDQFTGATITPRAIVNASKRAIIYFKKHKDTIFDQQKSCQEN; via the coding sequence ATGAGAAAAGCAATTGAAAAAAATGCTAAATTACTTGCCATATTTGCTATCGCTTGTACCGCCCTTGTAGCATTTGTCGACTTTTTAACAAAAGATACTATCGCTCGGCAACAACAACAAAATTTGATCAAAAGCCTAGCGGAAGTTGTTGATCCAAGCTCGCACACTAACAATATGAGTGAGTCATGCATTTTATTAAATGATGAATCAATAGGCGAAACACCTCAAAAAACCTATTTAGGTTATTACAACGAACAACCTTCAGCGATCGCAATGACTATCACCGCCCCTGATGGTTATAATGGTAATATCACCTTATTAGTAGGTATAAATATTGAAGGCACTATAACAGGCCTTCGCACATTATCTCATCAAGAAACGCCAGGGCTAGGTGATAAAATAGAAAAACGAAAAAGCAACTGGGTTTTAAGTTTTAACGGCAGATCTCTAGAAAGTGAAGATGACCCTCAATGGGCCGTAAAAAAAGACGGTGGTACATTTGATCAGTTTACTGGTGCGACTATTACGCCAAGAGCCATTGTTAATGCCAGCAAACGCGCTATTATTTACTTTAAGAAACATAAAGACACTATTTTTGACCAACAAAAATCATGTCAGGAAAACTAA
- a CDS encoding esterase, protein MKYILSSLLLCLSSLSFAVEIESLNPVETIEILPKGFTKSVKYNITLPQNYHTDTDKKYFVLFDLHPRSQTYLSGMQDWLSHNGEWPWLKTIIVNPADYHSEFAATFNNLVEDPNDQTILDVLQDGILKEIDLKYRTNGYKIYSGFMSNGALGLYTLLNKPEMFDAYFIASPTLANNFANVVSDAAKKLQTKYDDLKFLYMTIGGHNYEKVHVASYKQFEQELQKLPAGKLDWSSDNDEQHYYMSRPLVTLLNGIEALFDDIHHDLAADSEISQRGVDAIIAYYDKLSKHKYGFEISAEGSLKSLAKSKVTQNPSEALEIYTKVTELYPDSAYAQASLAKALADQGDVKQAIDVQSIAFEKSKSMSQWHQNKHKQYLDKFKNMLKN, encoded by the coding sequence ATGAAGTATATATTAAGCAGTTTGTTACTGTGTCTATCAAGTTTAAGTTTTGCGGTGGAGATCGAGTCATTAAACCCTGTTGAAACCATAGAGATTTTACCTAAAGGGTTTACTAAATCAGTTAAGTACAATATTACGCTACCGCAGAATTATCATACTGACACAGACAAAAAATACTTTGTGCTGTTTGACTTACACCCTAGAAGCCAGACTTACCTTTCAGGCATGCAAGATTGGCTTAGTCATAATGGCGAATGGCCTTGGTTAAAAACTATTATTGTTAACCCTGCAGATTATCATTCTGAGTTTGCTGCTACTTTTAATAACTTAGTCGAAGACCCTAATGATCAAACTATTTTAGATGTCTTACAAGATGGTATTTTAAAAGAGATTGATCTGAAATATAGAACCAATGGCTACAAGATATATAGCGGCTTTATGAGTAACGGGGCATTAGGTTTATACACGTTATTAAATAAACCTGAGATGTTTGATGCGTATTTTATCGCCAGTCCAACGTTAGCTAATAACTTTGCCAATGTGGTGTCTGATGCGGCTAAAAAGTTACAAACCAAATACGATGATTTGAAGTTTTTATACATGACCATAGGTGGCCATAATTACGAAAAAGTACATGTAGCATCATACAAACAATTCGAACAAGAATTACAAAAGTTACCCGCTGGAAAGCTAGACTGGTCAAGCGACAATGATGAGCAGCATTATTATATGTCTCGCCCTTTAGTTACCCTTCTAAATGGTATTGAAGCCTTATTTGACGATATCCATCACGATTTAGCTGCTGATTCAGAGATATCACAACGTGGTGTTGATGCGATAATTGCATACTACGACAAGCTGTCAAAACATAAATATGGTTTTGAAATATCGGCAGAAGGCTCATTAAAGTCTCTTGCTAAATCGAAAGTGACTCAAAATCCAAGTGAAGCTCTTGAGATATATACTAAGGTAACTGAACTTTACCCCGACTCAGCATATGCGCAAGCCTCTTTAGCTAAAGCTCTTGCTGATCAAGGAGACGTAAAACAAGCAATTGATGTTCAGTCGATTGCGTTTGAAAAATCTAAATCTATGAGCCAATGGCATCAAAATAAACACAAACAGTACCTTGATAAATTTAAAAACATGTTGAAAAACTAG
- a CDS encoding electron transport complex subunit E translates to MNIPQEYKELTWQGLWKNNPGLVQLLGLCPLLAVTSTVVNALGLGLATLFVLMCSNATVSLIQKWVPKEIRIPIFVLIIAAFVTCVQLLMNAFAFSLYESLGIFLPLIVTNCAIIGRAEAYASKNPVKQATFDGFMMGMGFLFVLLALGAVREVLGQGTLFDGADLLLGNWASNLRIEIFALDNQFLLAILPPGAFIAMGFLIAAKNIIDTKIAEKQPKVQEEHIERVRVNFDS, encoded by the coding sequence ATGAATATTCCACAAGAATACAAAGAGTTAACATGGCAAGGCCTTTGGAAAAACAACCCAGGGTTGGTGCAACTACTAGGGCTTTGTCCACTACTTGCGGTTACTTCAACGGTTGTGAATGCGCTTGGGTTAGGCTTAGCAACGCTATTTGTTTTAATGTGCTCTAATGCAACCGTATCATTAATTCAAAAATGGGTACCTAAAGAAATACGAATCCCTATTTTTGTCTTGATCATTGCAGCATTTGTAACCTGCGTACAATTACTGATGAATGCCTTTGCTTTTTCGCTCTATGAATCATTAGGCATATTCCTGCCGTTAATTGTTACCAATTGCGCTATTATTGGTCGTGCAGAAGCATATGCATCAAAAAATCCAGTAAAACAGGCTACATTTGATGGTTTTATGATGGGTATGGGCTTTCTTTTTGTATTGTTAGCACTTGGCGCTGTTAGAGAAGTACTTGGTCAAGGGACACTGTTTGACGGTGCTGACTTACTACTTGGCAATTGGGCGAGTAATTTACGCATTGAAATTTTCGCGCTAGACAATCAGTTTTTGCTCGCCATACTACCTCCTGGAGCATTCATCGCAATGGGCTTTTTAATTGCTGCAAAAAATATAATAGACACCAAAATTGCAGAAAAACAACCCAAAGTACAAGAAGAACATATTGAACGTGTTCGCGTGAATTTCGATAGCTAA
- a CDS encoding sensor histidine kinase, giving the protein MKTKQLRNRIVFYFVSIVVLLSLLFSSITVMFSYVVEDNFFYQILNEQKQLVKEQIELALPPQSNVSFIQYYEDRIALPLAIQTALEREPRRKEFSDDSGKHFHIAYVDESNLYQHILLADVSDQLVVNKLMGTIFGFSSGLLLFGIVLALLLSYGTVKLAKKLLQPLDGLMDIIDNSPVTQLPTNFASQFKNNEVGRFAKVLQEALTRIKSLINREQQFTRDVSHELRTPLTISQGALTLLTKTQLTPEQQKFVHRIDDGNKQMQKTIEALLALAREKETKIKEKNLKALIESCVLDNLEVLTGIDLCIKIDSNVYIEMGEDEFKLILQNLLYNAVEHGKCNQIKLSFHDGSLSVIDNGKGFSSGVAISEAFETGVRGSSSNGCGIGLSLVKRLCEKYGVKVKIEQMENGVAVELCFHSQ; this is encoded by the coding sequence ATGAAAACGAAACAGTTAAGAAATCGCATTGTTTTTTATTTTGTCTCTATTGTGGTGCTGTTGAGTTTGTTATTTTCTTCAATCACCGTGATGTTTAGCTATGTTGTGGAAGATAATTTCTTTTATCAAATATTAAATGAACAAAAACAGCTAGTTAAAGAGCAAATTGAATTGGCGCTACCCCCGCAGTCAAATGTAAGCTTTATTCAATATTATGAAGATCGCATCGCACTGCCACTTGCTATTCAAACAGCCTTAGAAAGAGAGCCTCGGCGTAAAGAATTTAGTGATGATAGTGGTAAACACTTTCACATTGCTTATGTTGATGAGTCTAATTTATATCAACACATTTTGTTAGCGGATGTAAGTGATCAGCTTGTTGTAAACAAACTAATGGGTACTATTTTTGGCTTTTCATCAGGGCTTTTATTATTTGGCATAGTGTTAGCGTTACTTTTGTCTTATGGGACAGTAAAGTTAGCTAAAAAACTGCTTCAACCACTCGATGGATTGATGGATATTATTGATAATAGTCCAGTTACTCAGCTACCAACCAATTTTGCTAGCCAATTTAAAAACAATGAAGTCGGCCGCTTTGCCAAAGTTTTACAGGAAGCGCTAACACGGATCAAGTCACTCATAAACCGAGAGCAACAGTTTACTCGTGATGTATCACATGAACTCCGAACTCCTTTAACTATTAGTCAAGGTGCTTTAACACTCTTAACTAAAACTCAACTCACTCCAGAGCAACAAAAATTTGTTCATCGAATAGATGATGGAAACAAACAAATGCAAAAAACCATCGAAGCACTTTTAGCGTTAGCTCGTGAAAAAGAGACTAAAATTAAAGAGAAGAACCTAAAAGCACTGATTGAAAGTTGTGTGCTTGATAACCTAGAGGTGCTTACAGGTATCGATTTGTGTATAAAAATTGATAGCAATGTTTACATAGAAATGGGAGAAGATGAATTTAAGCTAATTCTACAAAACTTACTCTATAACGCAGTCGAACACGGTAAGTGTAACCAAATCAAATTATCCTTCCATGATGGTAGCTTAAGTGTTATCGATAACGGTAAAGGCTTTTCTTCGGGGGTTGCTATATCAGAGGCGTTTGAGACAGGGGTTCGTGGTTCTTCGAGCAACGGATGTGGGATTGGTCTGTCGTTAGTTAAACGTTTGTGTGAAAAATATGGTGTTAAGGTAAAGATAGAGCAAATGGAAAACGGTGTAGCTGTTGAACTGTGCTTTCACTCTCAGTAG
- a CDS encoding winged helix-turn-helix domain-containing protein, with product MIYQTLNYQLSEHDLTVKDSAGTKLNIRPKTCQLLLLLVKSSGKPISKQLLLETVWADTIVSEQVVFQSINEIRQLFSGSEVIKTIPKQGYVWLPDVVVKKAISKSLLPTKKTIFFLCSLITIVFTFYRTFTPYNTSNEALYTQKKMSGSIVILPIQNQIEGNDHNWVRLGMMDQVIQRLPNSQHSEVLSTDYVLEVLKRANSPLKDIKAKHIQQIFKVSGAELIVYSKLIGVPHDYQLSYAFYYRNHLNKGILLNRKIQTLIDEFSLLIAEKMGNKVLPLANTYQADFNNELLGRAIEKRLEGDYQLANQLLESIVLSNPENLTAQRILAGNLLRLKLFEKAIEYIEKILPIAQQLHDKSEYTHLLYLKALSLYVTYKDNQATKVAKQALVYATNNNDWLLMAHIKNVQANIAINDTDYALAEELYNEEKLYHKVLHCPVGEAQSWANLAKLAKMQNQKEKFNFAINQAITIAKNRELESQLNYFTKIKENSFNQ from the coding sequence TTGATTTATCAAACCTTAAACTACCAATTAAGTGAACATGACTTAACGGTAAAAGATAGTGCAGGAACAAAGCTCAATATTCGCCCTAAGACCTGCCAGTTATTACTTTTATTAGTCAAAAGCTCAGGAAAGCCTATCAGTAAACAGCTATTGCTGGAAACCGTATGGGCAGACACTATAGTTAGTGAACAAGTTGTTTTTCAATCAATAAATGAAATAAGACAGCTATTTTCAGGTTCAGAAGTGATCAAAACTATACCAAAGCAAGGTTACGTTTGGTTACCTGACGTAGTCGTTAAAAAAGCAATTAGTAAGTCGCTATTACCTACCAAAAAAACAATTTTTTTCTTGTGCTCATTAATAACAATTGTATTTACATTTTATAGAACCTTCACTCCTTATAATACCTCAAATGAAGCACTGTATACTCAGAAAAAAATGAGTGGTTCAATTGTAATTCTTCCAATACAAAATCAAATCGAAGGCAACGACCACAACTGGGTTAGGTTAGGAATGATGGATCAAGTCATCCAACGTTTACCTAATTCTCAGCACAGTGAAGTTTTATCAACCGATTATGTATTGGAAGTATTAAAAAGAGCCAATTCCCCTTTAAAAGATATAAAAGCAAAGCATATTCAACAAATATTCAAGGTGTCGGGTGCAGAGCTTATCGTGTATTCCAAGCTCATTGGAGTTCCACACGACTATCAACTAAGTTACGCTTTTTATTACCGCAACCACCTCAATAAAGGAATACTCCTAAACCGAAAAATACAAACATTAATTGATGAATTCAGTTTGTTAATCGCTGAGAAAATGGGCAATAAAGTTTTACCATTAGCCAATACTTACCAAGCTGATTTTAACAATGAGCTACTTGGTAGAGCAATTGAAAAGCGTCTCGAAGGTGACTACCAATTAGCTAATCAACTGTTAGAAAGTATTGTGCTCAGCAATCCTGAAAACCTAACCGCTCAACGCATATTGGCTGGGAATTTATTAAGGTTAAAACTATTTGAAAAAGCGATTGAGTATATCGAAAAGATATTACCTATCGCGCAACAGCTACACGATAAAAGTGAATATACCCACCTACTCTACTTAAAAGCGCTCTCCTTATATGTTACTTACAAAGATAACCAAGCAACAAAAGTAGCAAAGCAAGCTCTAGTATATGCAACAAACAATAATGATTGGTTACTTATGGCGCACATTAAAAATGTCCAAGCCAACATCGCTATTAATGATACTGACTATGCGCTAGCAGAAGAGCTATATAACGAAGAGAAGCTATATCACAAAGTGCTGCACTGCCCTGTCGGAGAAGCTCAATCTTGGGCTAATTTGGCGAAGCTTGCCAAGATGCAAAACCAAAAAGAAAAGTTTAATTTTGCCATTAATCAAGCTATAACCATAGCTAAAAATCGTGAATTAGAATCACAGTTAAACTATTTTACAAAAATAAAAGAAAACAGTTTTAATCAATAA
- a CDS encoding DUF4437 domain-containing protein: MKFSIKTSTLSIAAILISFNTFASDINSKVVSADDITWGYLNPLRGELSPGAANLWGDRTKDTATGMLVRFKKGFESPPHIHNITYRGVVIDGLMHNDDPSAEKMLLPSGSFWTQPAGEDHITAANGESNLIYLEIDSGPYLVQPSAEKFDNGERPLNLHRDNIVWLNNHDLHDIKAKGVKSSFLWDRNSTIGGSMVKLPVGYDGTIYSQASEFRMVVISGEIKYRSNQKSDVKNLAAGSYIESTGDFSHNITNPTDQEVTIYIRTNAKYQVM; this comes from the coding sequence ATGAAATTTTCAATTAAGACGTCAACTCTTTCGATAGCAGCAATATTAATATCTTTTAATACGTTTGCTTCAGACATAAATTCAAAAGTAGTTTCTGCGGACGATATTACTTGGGGCTACTTAAATCCATTGAGAGGCGAACTTAGCCCCGGTGCTGCCAATCTTTGGGGCGATCGAACTAAAGATACCGCTACTGGTATGTTAGTTCGCTTCAAAAAAGGTTTTGAATCGCCTCCTCACATTCACAACATTACTTATCGTGGTGTAGTAATTGATGGCTTAATGCATAATGATGATCCAAGTGCCGAGAAAATGTTGCTGCCTTCAGGCTCTTTCTGGACACAACCTGCTGGCGAAGATCATATCACCGCGGCTAATGGAGAGAGTAATTTAATTTATTTAGAAATAGATTCAGGCCCGTACCTTGTTCAACCATCAGCTGAAAAATTCGATAATGGCGAGCGTCCTTTAAACCTGCATCGCGACAACATCGTTTGGCTAAATAATCATGACCTACATGACATCAAAGCAAAAGGGGTGAAGTCTAGTTTTCTTTGGGATAGAAATTCGACAATAGGGGGCTCGATGGTTAAATTACCCGTAGGCTATGACGGCACTATTTATAGCCAAGCTAGTGAGTTCAGGATGGTAGTAATTTCAGGCGAAATTAAATATCGATCTAATCAAAAAAGTGATGTAAAAAATTTAGCTGCAGGCAGTTATATTGAGTCAACAGGTGATTTTAGCCACAACATTACTAACCCGACTGACCAAGAAGTCACCATATACATTCGAACAAATGCGAAGTATCAAGTAATGTAA
- the nth gene encoding endonuclease III, which produces MNKEKRLEILTRLRDDNPQPTTELNFTTPFELLIAVLLSAQATDVGVNKATAKLYPVANTPQAILDLGIDGLKSYIKTIGLFNTKAENTMKTCRMLVELHGGQVPENRAALEALPGVGRKTANVVLNTAFGWPTIAVDTHIFRVSNRTKLAMGKNVDLVEQKLLKVVPAEFKVDVHHWLILHGRYTCVARKPKCGSCIIEDLCEFKDKTD; this is translated from the coding sequence ATGAATAAAGAAAAACGTTTAGAAATACTTACACGTCTTCGCGATGATAACCCACAGCCAACAACTGAGCTGAACTTTACCACACCGTTTGAGTTATTGATTGCGGTACTTCTTTCCGCACAAGCAACAGATGTTGGCGTAAATAAGGCCACCGCAAAGTTATACCCTGTTGCTAATACTCCACAAGCGATACTAGATTTAGGAATAGACGGTTTAAAGTCTTATATCAAGACTATCGGTTTATTTAATACTAAAGCAGAAAACACCATGAAAACCTGTCGTATGCTAGTTGAACTTCATGGTGGACAAGTACCTGAAAATCGTGCTGCGTTAGAAGCACTACCTGGTGTAGGCAGAAAAACGGCTAATGTTGTGTTAAACACAGCCTTTGGCTGGCCCACCATAGCCGTTGACACTCATATATTCCGTGTAAGCAACCGCACTAAATTAGCCATGGGCAAAAACGTTGATCTAGTAGAGCAAAAACTTTTAAAAGTAGTACCTGCTGAATTCAAAGTAGACGTGCATCACTGGCTTATTCTTCACGGTCGTTATACTTGTGTTGCCCGTAAGCCTAAATGCGGAAGTTGTATTATTGAGGATTTGTGTGAGTTTAAGGACAAAACAGACTAA